The Yoonia sp. SS1-5 genome contains a region encoding:
- the ubiG gene encoding bifunctional 2-polyprenyl-6-hydroxyphenol methylase/3-demethylubiquinol 3-O-methyltransferase UbiG, which translates to MSTTTVDPAEIAKFEAMAAEWWDLNGKFKPLHMMNPVRLDYITQQIAAEFGRDLQDTAPFAGLRILDIGCGGGLLCEPMARLGAEVVGADAAARNIPVAQIHAEKSGLAIDYRHTTAEAMAEAGEQFDAVLNMEVVEHVADPQTYLDACHNLMKPGGIHICSTINRNPKSFAMAIVGAEWVMRWLPKGTHEWSKFITPDELFAFLEKAGMTPVDRKGFVFNFARFTWSISDRDLSVNYVTAATKPG; encoded by the coding sequence ATGTCCACCACAACTGTTGATCCCGCCGAGATTGCAAAATTCGAAGCCATGGCGGCCGAGTGGTGGGATCTCAATGGCAAATTCAAACCGCTGCACATGATGAACCCCGTCCGACTGGACTACATCACGCAGCAGATCGCGGCAGAGTTCGGGCGCGACCTGCAGGACACTGCCCCATTTGCGGGTTTGCGCATTCTTGATATCGGTTGTGGCGGCGGGCTGCTATGCGAACCCATGGCAAGGCTGGGCGCCGAGGTGGTTGGCGCAGACGCGGCCGCACGCAATATTCCGGTTGCACAAATCCACGCCGAGAAATCCGGGTTAGCCATCGACTACCGCCACACCACTGCCGAAGCGATGGCCGAAGCGGGCGAACAATTTGACGCCGTGCTGAACATGGAAGTGGTCGAACATGTGGCCGACCCGCAAACCTATCTGGATGCCTGTCACAATCTGATGAAGCCGGGCGGGATTCACATCTGCTCGACGATCAACAGAAATCCCAAATCATTTGCAATGGCAATTGTCGGCGCGGAATGGGTCATGCGCTGGTTGCCCAAGGGCACTCATGAATGGTCGAAATTCATCACGCCGGACGAGCTATTTGCCTTTCTCGAAAAGGCCGGCATGACGCCGGTGGACCGCAAGGGTTTTGTTTTCAATTTTGCCCGGTTCACCTGGTCCATTTCTGATCGCGATCTGTCGGTCAACTATGTCACGGCCGCAACGAAACCGGGCTGA
- a CDS encoding ABC transporter permease, with the protein MGNVLTIILQRLALGLLTLLIVSIVIFVAVNLLPGDFAQNILGQGATDEAVASIRRDLGLDQPMVTRYFDWLGGVLRGDFGSSFAQANFATFSGTTSGATTVAQQIAPRFANTMFLAMVTAVIAVPVAITLGVLAALYRNTVFDRAANIATLSSISSPEFFLAYILILFLAVLNPIFPSLSNIFEGMAFSERLEKSMLPALTLTLVVTAHMMRMTRAAIINLLASPYIEMARLKGLSPIRVIVKHALPNALAPIINVIALNLAYLITGVVVVEVVFVYPGIGQLFVDSVKIRDIPVVQACCLIFAAAYILLNLTADVMSILSNPRLRHPK; encoded by the coding sequence TTGGGCAACGTCCTAACGATTATTCTGCAACGCCTGGCGCTGGGGTTGCTGACATTGCTGATCGTGTCGATCGTCATCTTTGTCGCTGTAAACCTCTTGCCGGGTGACTTTGCGCAGAACATTCTTGGTCAGGGTGCCACTGACGAGGCCGTGGCCTCGATCCGGCGGGATCTTGGGTTGGATCAGCCGATGGTGACCCGTTATTTCGATTGGCTAGGGGGCGTGTTGCGGGGTGATTTCGGCTCTAGCTTTGCGCAGGCAAACTTTGCCACATTCAGCGGAACAACGTCGGGGGCAACCACGGTTGCCCAGCAGATCGCACCCCGTTTTGCCAATACGATGTTTCTTGCAATGGTCACAGCCGTTATTGCGGTGCCGGTTGCGATCACATTGGGCGTTTTGGCAGCACTTTATCGCAACACGGTCTTTGACCGGGCAGCCAATATCGCGACATTGTCGTCTATTTCCAGCCCGGAATTCTTTCTGGCCTATATCCTGATCCTGTTTCTGGCCGTGCTGAACCCGATCTTCCCGTCGCTGTCCAATATCTTCGAAGGCATGGCCTTCAGTGAACGGCTTGAAAAATCCATGCTGCCTGCGCTGACCCTGACCCTTGTGGTGACGGCGCATATGATGCGGATGACCCGTGCCGCAATCATCAACCTGCTGGCCTCGCCTTATATCGAGATGGCACGGCTCAAGGGCCTGTCCCCGATCCGGGTGATCGTCAAACATGCGTTACCGAACGCGTTGGCGCCCATTATCAATGTGATTGCGTTGAACCTGGCCTATCTGATCACCGGCGTCGTCGTGGTCGAGGTTGTCTTTGTCTATCCGGGTATCGGGCAGTTGTTCGTAGATAGCGTAAAAATCCGGGACATCCCGGTGGTGCAGGCCTGCTGCCTGATCTTTGCGGCGGCCTATATCCTGCTGAACCTGACGGCTGATGTGATGTCGATCCTGTCCAACCCGCGCCTGAGGCATCCGAAATGA
- a CDS encoding ABC transporter ATP-binding protein: protein MSADEPLVKIRGIKLEGRSDETWNPIINGVDLTLMRGEVLGLIGESGAGKSTLGLAAMGYTRDGVRISEGTVEFDGIDLLTASAAVKRGLLGKRIAYVAQSAAASFNPAHKLMDQHVEGPTQHNVMGRGESEQDGMELYHKLRLPNPDQIGFRYPHQVSGGQLQRCMTAMAMSCRPDLIIFDEPTTALDVTTQIEVLASIRDIVEQFNTAAIYITHDLAVVAQMADRIKVLLKGDEVETADTRTMLAAPTQEYTKSLWAVRSFERPLKAPVVAGATPVIAVQNVDASYGKVPVLYDVSFDMHEGRTVAVVGESGSGKSTTARCITGLLPPKAGQIMLDGEPLPADYRKRNKAQLRQVQMIYQMADTALNPRMSIGQIIARPVEFYLGLKGAEKRKRVDALLEQIELEPSQYYHRLPSELSGGQKQRIGIARALAAEPKFIICDEVTSALDQLVAEGILRLLARLQDQLSLSYMFITHDLATVKAIADEVVVMKDGRVVEQGPKDDMFTPPHHAYTDLLLSSVPEMDPDWLTNLLAERGVDNIGDAAVNKM from the coding sequence ATGAGCGCAGACGAACCTCTGGTCAAAATTCGCGGCATCAAGCTTGAAGGCCGCAGCGATGAGACATGGAACCCGATCATCAATGGGGTCGATCTGACCCTGATGCGCGGCGAGGTTCTGGGCCTGATCGGCGAATCCGGGGCGGGCAAATCGACGCTGGGGCTGGCGGCCATGGGCTATACCCGCGACGGTGTGCGGATCAGCGAAGGCACCGTTGAATTTGACGGGATTGACCTGCTGACAGCCTCTGCCGCCGTCAAACGCGGCCTGCTTGGCAAACGGATCGCCTATGTCGCGCAATCTGCCGCTGCCAGCTTTAATCCGGCGCACAAGCTGATGGATCAGCATGTGGAAGGGCCGACACAGCACAATGTCATGGGGCGCGGGGAAAGCGAACAAGACGGGATGGAGCTGTACCACAAGCTGCGCCTGCCGAACCCGGATCAGATCGGGTTTCGCTATCCGCACCAGGTGTCCGGTGGACAATTGCAGCGCTGCATGACGGCTATGGCGATGTCATGCCGCCCCGATCTGATTATCTTTGACGAACCGACAACCGCACTTGATGTGACCACCCAGATCGAGGTTCTGGCCTCGATCCGCGACATCGTCGAGCAGTTCAACACGGCTGCGATCTATATCACGCATGATCTGGCCGTGGTTGCGCAAATGGCTGATCGGATCAAGGTGTTGCTTAAGGGGGATGAGGTCGAGACAGCGGATACGCGCACGATGCTGGCGGCCCCCACACAGGAATATACCAAGTCGCTTTGGGCGGTACGCAGTTTTGAACGGCCCTTGAAAGCGCCGGTCGTGGCCGGCGCCACGCCGGTGATTGCGGTGCAAAATGTTGATGCGTCTTATGGCAAGGTGCCGGTTCTCTATGATGTTAGCTTTGACATGCATGAAGGACGCACGGTTGCGGTTGTGGGCGAAAGCGGATCGGGCAAATCAACGACCGCGCGCTGCATCACCGGCCTGCTGCCGCCCAAGGCCGGGCAAATCATGCTTGATGGGGAACCGCTGCCGGCCGATTACCGCAAGCGAAACAAGGCGCAGCTGCGCCAGGTGCAGATGATTTATCAAATGGCGGATACGGCGCTGAACCCGCGCATGTCCATCGGCCAGATCATCGCGCGCCCGGTGGAGTTCTATCTGGGCCTGAAAGGGGCAGAAAAGCGCAAACGGGTTGATGCATTGCTCGAACAGATTGAGCTGGAGCCCAGCCAGTATTACCACCGTTTGCCATCCGAGCTTTCCGGCGGGCAAAAGCAGCGTATCGGCATTGCGCGCGCGCTGGCTGCGGAACCGAAATTCATTATTTGTGATGAGGTCACATCAGCGCTCGACCAATTGGTGGCCGAAGGAATCCTGCGACTTTTGGCGCGATTGCAGGACCAGCTGTCGCTTTCTTATATGTTTATCACCCATGATTTGGCGACCGTGAAGGCGATTGCAGATGAGGTTGTGGTAATGAAAGACGGGCGTGTCGTGGAACAGGGACCCAAAGACGACATGTTCACCCCGCCCCATCACGCCTATACTGATCTTCTCTTGTCGTCGGTCCCTGAAATGGACCCGGATTGGTTAACCAATCTGCTGGCAGAACGCGGCGTCGACAATATCGGCGATGCCGCTGTCAACAAGATGTAA
- the pip gene encoding prolyl aminopeptidase, with the protein MDRVVGQKRPGAHLYQPIDPFDQRIIEVGDGHRIYMEQCGNPDGIPVVVLHGGPGGGCSPAMRRYFDPNAYRIILFDQRGCGRSRPHASVRANTTWHLVADIERIRMTLGIERWIAFGGSWGATLALIYAQAHPDRVAALSLRGVFLMTKPELDWFYGGGAGKFWPDLWERFASLIPEDEQDDFIAAYHRRLFSGDLPQETRYARAWAAWENALASIDNDGVTGDSPADYARAFARLENHYFVNAGFLDADQQILHPAQMAKIAHIPGAIVQGRYDMICPPHSAYRLSKAWPKSRLALIGRAGHALSEPGISAELVRTMDLMAAQRGKLGL; encoded by the coding sequence ATGGATAGAGTCGTAGGACAAAAGCGCCCAGGTGCGCATCTTTATCAGCCCATTGATCCGTTTGATCAGCGGATTATTGAGGTGGGCGATGGGCATCGTATCTATATGGAACAATGCGGAAATCCCGACGGGATACCGGTTGTGGTGCTGCATGGTGGTCCCGGTGGCGGGTGCAGCCCGGCAATGCGCCGTTATTTCGATCCGAACGCCTATCGGATTATCCTGTTCGATCAGCGTGGATGTGGCCGGTCGCGCCCCCATGCCAGTGTGCGGGCAAATACGACGTGGCATCTGGTTGCTGATATCGAACGGATCCGGATGACCCTTGGTATCGAGCGCTGGATTGCATTTGGCGGGTCCTGGGGGGCCACGCTTGCGTTGATTTACGCACAGGCGCATCCGGACCGGGTTGCCGCCCTTAGCCTGCGCGGCGTGTTCCTGATGACCAAACCAGAGCTGGACTGGTTCTATGGGGGCGGTGCGGGCAAATTCTGGCCCGATCTGTGGGAGCGTTTTGCGTCCCTGATCCCCGAAGACGAGCAGGACGACTTTATTGCGGCCTATCACCGGCGGCTGTTTTCGGGGGATCTGCCGCAAGAGACCCGCTATGCCCGCGCATGGGCCGCCTGGGAAAATGCGCTGGCGTCAATCGACAATGACGGGGTGACCGGCGACAGCCCGGCAGATTATGCCCGTGCCTTTGCGCGGCTGGAAAACCATTATTTTGTGAATGCTGGTTTTCTGGATGCAGATCAGCAGATATTGCACCCGGCGCAGATGGCGAAGATCGCCCATATACCGGGGGCGATCGTCCAGGGCCGCTACGATATGATCTGCCCGCCACATTCGGCCTATCGGCTGTCCAAAGCATGGCCGAAATCGCGGCTTGCGCTGATTGGGCGGGCCGGACATGCGCTGTCGGAACCCGGCATCAGTGCGGAATTGGTGCGCACGATGGACCTCATGGCGGCCCAACGGGGGAAATTGGGGCTTTAG
- a CDS encoding ABC transporter permease — MIWFIAALVVMGGVAWVFRFAGQTATGNAPKFRDMPYGVAYGYVLGAAVLIWLIWAYVQGRSADPAVANKFFFLRIAIEGFILFAIAAWLFRILGRTVGTAGSKKLFRSMPLTASFGVLTILIYAIFAIFAGLIAPFGQEQIIPGVAANIVPGGDPALGGDPAFPLGTDQIGRDILSRLIYGAQNTVGIAFATTLLAFFLGGTFGFLAATLGGWLDQLLSRMVDVLMAIPSLIFALLLMTIASVWAPELGIPLTVFMVIIIAVIDSTRVYRLARAVGQNIVVMDYIEAAKLRGEGLGYLVFKEILPNATAPLLAEFGLRFCFVFLTIAALSFLGVGIQPPLADWGTMVRDLGGFVNYAQFAPLAATAPLLAAGAIALLTVAVNFVVDWMLHKSSGLKE, encoded by the coding sequence ATGATCTGGTTTATCGCAGCCCTCGTCGTCATGGGCGGTGTCGCCTGGGTGTTCCGTTTTGCGGGGCAGACCGCCACCGGCAACGCGCCAAAATTCCGCGATATGCCTTATGGGGTCGCCTATGGGTATGTCTTGGGTGCGGCGGTTCTGATCTGGCTGATCTGGGCTTATGTGCAAGGGCGCAGCGCTGATCCGGCCGTTGCCAACAAGTTCTTCTTTCTGCGCATCGCTATTGAAGGGTTCATTCTGTTTGCCATCGCCGCGTGGCTGTTTCGCATTCTTGGCCGAACCGTTGGGACGGCTGGCAGCAAAAAGCTGTTCCGTTCGATGCCGCTGACGGCCTCTTTCGGGGTGCTGACAATTCTGATCTATGCGATTTTCGCCATTTTTGCGGGGTTGATTGCGCCATTCGGACAGGAACAGATCATTCCGGGCGTGGCAGCCAATATCGTACCGGGCGGCGATCCCGCGCTTGGAGGCGACCCGGCATTCCCGCTTGGCACGGATCAGATCGGGCGCGATATCCTCAGCCGTCTGATCTATGGGGCGCAGAATACCGTTGGGATCGCGTTTGCGACGACCCTTCTTGCATTTTTTCTGGGTGGGACGTTTGGATTTCTGGCCGCAACCCTCGGCGGTTGGCTGGATCAGCTTTTGTCCCGGATGGTCGACGTGCTGATGGCGATCCCATCGCTGATTTTTGCATTGCTGCTGATGACCATCGCCAGTGTCTGGGCGCCGGAACTTGGCATTCCGCTGACTGTTTTCATGGTCATTATCATCGCGGTGATTGACAGCACCCGTGTCTACCGGCTGGCCCGTGCCGTCGGGCAGAATATCGTGGTGATGGACTATATCGAAGCCGCCAAGCTGCGCGGTGAGGGCCTGGGATATCTGGTCTTCAAGGAAATCCTGCCCAACGCAACCGCCCCGCTGCTGGCAGAGTTCGGGTTGCGCTTTTGCTTTGTCTTCCTGACCATTGCGGCATTGTCATTCCTTGGCGTGGGCATCCAGCCGCCGCTTGCCGATTGGGGAACCATGGTGCGCGATCTGGGCGGGTTCGTGAACTACGCGCAATTTGCGCCACTTGCAGCGACCGCGCCACTTCTGGCGGCAGGCGCGATTGCCCTGCTGACGGTGGCGGTGAATTTTGTGGTCGACTGGATGCTGCATAAATCCTCGGGGCTGAAAGAATGA